CTTATTGAGAGTTGTGACTTCTCATGGTAAGAGACTTACCTCATATATACATATTAAGTTGAGATAGTTTAAATTACTACATATTAAGTTGgaacaatttaaatttgttgataGTAAATTTTATCATATCAAACAAATGAATTTGATGATTAATCTAGGACTCAAATAGTATCTTTAAGGTTATGTATTTTTCACTTTAAAATTTCTTAACTTTTAAATTTCTATATTCGAGTTTGGGCCTATAGTGACCTTTTTCAAGTATCGTTTCTTGCATCTCAAGAACGTATTATTTGACTATGTATCTTTGACTTTATTTGAATAAGAccctttcgaaactttcaagaCTATTATATTGAAGTAACTATTTGTTGACTTTCAAAAGGAACTCTTTTCAACCCAACACAATGATGGCACACATCACACCTTACCCATTTTAAAAGAGAACACAACATGTAAGATATATAATCAATACTACGATTATATATCAATTATAGTTTAAATGTGTAGTTCTTCATGAACTCAACCACAAATCGTCATTAACAATGACCATGGAAAAAAACACATTCTATAATCCTACAAAGAtgtttgatatttaattattagttttaaaaaattatactgAAATTCTCGATGATAATCATTCTTTGAGTAATATTTTAGGGATGTTTCATACAAATCATTTTTGAATAATCATTCAggaatgatttaattttatatttcctttttttagtTCTTTGAAAACTATATTACATAAGAGCGTCATAAACAATGATcaagaaaaatcataatttgaacaatttttcattaatgtttttaatgttaaattctTCTGGAATTTAATAAGAATAAACAAAgaaatatatgataattataaagtcaaacaaatttctcaacaaaatttatatgaaataataaaaataattgacatGAAAAAATTATGACAGCAAACATAGAAATAAGATatgaagaagaaggagaagaagattatGAAACTAATCAAAACTAtagcaaaatataaaataatagagaGAAAGAATACATACATGGTAAGAATTGTGCTATACTCTTCAATATCTAACATTTATAATATCACATGAATCCTATTTTAAGGGTGAAGATTAAAAGACACAAAGAAACTTGACGGATAGATATAGAGGAAACgtttcttcaaaaaataaatacataggAGAAATTtcgttttaataaaaaacaagaaATACCAGAGCTCAATCCATTTGTGTTTCTTTAAGAAAATAAGCCCAATCTATTTTATGTAGGGATAGGATGTCTTTCTATCGCGATTTCGGCTGccataaaaaaatttgagagagagaaataaataatgtatttaaGCAAATAAGTTTTTGCTTTGTGATCagttcattttttgtttatcatggggatttttatattttcttatttttatttttattcgcattccttggtttttttttttcaaacaaccAAGGGACTTTAAGTTATTGCATTTTAATTATAGAAGGATATCAATCTTTTTTAATAGTATGTGCAAATATTTAGTGCATAATCATTTCtgcactaaaaaatatttacggAAAAACATAATGAATTTatataatacatattaaatttaaatgattataaaaaatattttattatatgtatgtaaaataaattatattaaaataatatataatatacacaattaatttatctaatattgaaaattaaacgatgttttatttattattttataactaaaaattgtaatatttaaatttctaactttgaagtaaatttttaaattgtaaatcaatttcaaaattaaatactcaataaaattttagaaatactCATGTTTGATCTTTGACTTTATATCTGCACCATAATaagaaaactaataaaaaattaatgtaaatgacatttagaaatataattaaaaaaaatatctgcTTTTTAAGTAGGGTTTAAAAGTTAaaagttttcaaaataaaaaaattattatatgaaCGAATTGAAtgtgtaaaaatatttgaatttttaatatataattaattaaataaaatctcaCACTGTAAAACTAACTagttaattcatattttttctattcatttatctcattttatctctattataataataataagtttatattcttattttaatttagttatataaaatactaactttaattaataatattttagcaaaaatttactaaaaaatatgtatattgaTGTAGGTTTGAActaataaaatacttttattaaatatttaagtaatatagaaaataagaatttataaatACTAATTGATCCTAAgcaatccgaaacactgttatttgtaataatatttaattgtttttataatcCCTACAAAATTTATAAGACATTAATACACTCACTTCTATCGTCGTCTTACTATTGCATTTTACCCTTTCATTTAAAACTCCAAAACCTTCCTGACTTTTCTCGACACCGTCCACCTTCCGGTAACCTTCCTTGTTTCTCAATCGTTTAGTTCTGGTTTGTTTTTATTCATCCTTATCaagttttttctcttatttattcttttttatgttgTATCAATGGATTGGATGTTTTGattcttattttgaacattttagtttagttttgattgtttttttggtgtgttgtttcattgaattattgtcctttaattttgttgattttttaaaacaccGTACCTATTTTGTGACTtcattttttgttcttatttgAGATTGATTTTTATGTGGTTTTTGCATGGTAGCTTTGAAGTTGTGACTTGcaattgaatttttaaagaatcttcattataatgaataaattattaatatttttgcaagaaaaatataatgacCATTAGGTTTCATTTTTATAGTTCTCATGGCCGGTAGTGTCGGTAGTTTCCCTGTGCAATCTAGGCCAATGCACACGACCCCAAAATTACTAAGAACTCAAATTCTGttttacttttaataattatgatatattgattaaaaaaaatttatagaggaAAAGAGTTAATTGCACCAGATTTTATTGGGTTCAACAAGTTTTTAGTTAGTGAATGAGTCTACAAAGAACAAATGTCATAGGATTAAGaaatttgttttgataaaaaaaatgattaagaaTGTGgttatttgatttttcttttgacatgctaTCTGACAGTATTTTTGAAAGTTATGAAATGTGATTAAGAAGGTgtgattattttcttttaaaatgtgattattatttgATAGTATTCTTAAAAGTTATGAATTTGCTTCAAAAAGTGGTAGAATGATAACTCTTTTTAAATAGTTAGAAGATTAATATTAGCTTGAAATTGTATTTAGATGTTATATATAATTtgcttattttaataaatttaataaaaatagtttaagttTTTAGTGtttcatttgttaaaaatataatattttaaaataatttataataactaaaattatatattttttttattagggtctcaattttttagatttgaacAATACCTCTAAAAAAGAATTAAGACAGTCCTGGTAGTTCTCCCAGGTCACCATATATCTTCGACCGATCCTGATTGTAGTTATTTGCTAGTATATAATTCATATggtttatttcaattttatttttgaaaatttgatgttttttttctgAGTGTGATAttgattttattgtaatttttccTCCAATGTTGTCATCAAGTGATACATCTGAGATAACATGTCTGAGAATCCGGTAGAGGGCTTATTTCATAACTTTGAGCAAGTCGCAAATTTTGTTCAACATCATGTATCTAATTTGATAGGCCATCTCAACTCATCAGGACCTTTTGGTGTCTCCATCAAAGCACCGTTTGTTGAAACCACATCTTCTCTACAACCTCGTCATCCCATTCTCAAGGTATCCATCATCAATGGCTTGcttgtaatattaattttcaatacTTTTATAATGAATCTTGTTCTAGTCAGTTATGAAACACAAACACGGACAAAGACATGAATATAATCACACATGTTCGTGTTGTGTCAGTGTCAATTAATGGACATAGCTTCCATCTTAAGTGTCAGTACTACCTAGGTAGTCAATAGCGCCGGAGCGGAGCGGCGAAGGACATGGCCGCGGCGGCACAGTGCGGCGCGGGCAAAGGAGAGGTCGCGCGTGATCTGGGCCGGTTCGCGGGTCGTGTTCCGGGTCACAGGATCTCAAACCCTAGAAAACGagattttttttctgaaaatcctctgttttttttttccattaaatACCAATTTTACGTAATTTTGGTATTGTCCTTCAAATTTCAGAGTTTCCTTCCTCTGCGTCTTCTCACTGCCGGTTGTCGCAGGTGTAAAGGAAAATTGGGTGTCATGAaacatttttgtttgttttgtttgccCAATTCTGTGAAACACTGCGATGCaagtttatttgtttatttgtttatttatttatgatgatTGCTCATCCAACCCCCATATTTTGCTCAAAAATGTTAAGAACACTACTGGAATTACGCTTCCGTAAGTGTAAATCGTCCCACTTTACACTCCCGGAATTTAACTTCCGGCGGGGGTGGAGGATTTGAGCActtccctttatttattttccatgTTTCTTTCACTGGTTTTGACTGTTAGGCCCTTTTGtatgtttttgtttattattatatgaCTATTAAAGCTATATTCTATAATTTACATCGACATTTCTGAGcttgtatttttgtttctttttagtttatattttccCCGAATCTAATGGTGTATGAAGAATTGAAGAttgataataaaatcaaaatgctACCGTTTATAGGAAACATCTCAATTGGAAAATTCTTCTACTGTTTTTTAGCTATTAATTACAACtttcatttttatgtttaattgtataTTGTATATAGGTCCAAAATGTTTGATTGGTTGACATGACTATACTTTCATGTTaagtattataaaataaatctataataGATGGCTATGTTCCAATCATTCCTATTAAGattctttctttattttcatatGAATTACATTTGGTGGGTCACAATAAAGAAGCAACATGTTTATCTGCATTCTAGATGCTTTCAGGGCTATTTGTATTTATGTCGTAGTAGCTAAACCCCTAAGAAGTGTGGATATGACATGACATTGAatgagtatatttttttaattctaaaaagaTATTGGATGCTACATAGTTagagtatatatagtaaaatatatggcttcacatattttaaatatgttgtTGCATTACATTACATGTGCAATGTATTAAGCTAAAATTCATGCAATTGCTCCTTTGAAtgatttgattttagttttagtttctGCTTAAGAATGATACATTCTAAATAGAAGACAATTATTTAGGTTACTTGAAGTTTCCGTGATCTTATTTGACAAACAAAGctttatttttgttcaattagGTCATTTGTTGGCCTGTATTATTCCATTGTTTTGGTTTTAATAGATCTGGTGCAGTATGGAGTTTAATAGCACTATGCTTACCATATTTGGGAAGATTATCAATTAACTAAAGATTTATAGGATTTGCACCATCAATGTAACCCGATTTTGCACCGTCAATGTAAACCAATTTTGCACCGACATCCAATTAAATTTGAACCTTAATAATTTGATGTATATTGGATCCAAAGGTTTTGTCACATCTGTACTACATAACAGTGAATGTGATTTTTCGTCATTGCATGCATGGAAAAgggtttttaaaattaaaaaatataatttaaatgaaaatatttaagagataagatatttgaaattatgaaaGGGATGGACAAGTTTAAATTTATATGTATATCAAGATTGTTGACATTTGTAACAAAAAATCTACGAATGACTAAATTTAAGGAATAATATTCaaaaggaataaaaatatttaatatgtagAGGTCGATATGCTGATATCCTTGTGTATCCTTTTCAATAATTAACCAGGACAAAAGTTATAATAGCAGGGTAAACAATGAACTTGGGTTTTGGGAAGACTTTGGTGTGGTGATGCATGCATATAATCAATTTTGGGGGCTTTCTTTTCTTAATAAACTAGTCTATTTTGCTAAGGTGCTCCTCTTGCAATGCTTTCTTGATTATTGAAACACTAAATGCTTTCTTGATTATTGAAACACTAAATGCTTTCTTGATTATTGAAACACTAAATGCTTTCTTTTGCTAGTTAATGatgtatttatcatttttattgtgAGGGTTTGAAGTGAATAAGAACTTTAAACTTATGATTATCATTGTGTGACAGTGATATAGGAAGTTTCAATCCTTTTACCTCAGTACATATGTTGTTTTCTATCACTGACAtgctttttttcttctagaaaatcaaacaattcattaacctttttttctccttttagAGAATTTCCATCGagtcaaataatttattaatcaagGATTCAGATGTGCCGCATATAAATATgcttataaattgtttttgattagtttattttttatcattttgtttttgtagGGTAAGTCCTCTTCCCCGGTGACTAAAGAAGAGCTTGGAAGGGCTACATGGACTTTTCTTCACACTCTTGCTGCTCAGGTTTTGCCATTGAAATTTTTCTGATACTATAGATTCTCTCATTCTTTTCAATCACTTTGCTTTGCCATTACTTTATCTGAGAAGTCGACAGATATATTAGTGAGTAGTGCCCATTTTCTCCCATTCTTGTTGATGCTATTGCCTGTTAAATGCTTTACATGGGATTGGGATGTTCTTTCAACAAGTCTAACTTTGTATTTGTACTTGGTGTGGTTAGTCACTAGGGAATGATTGTGGTGTAGCCATTGTTAATATAATCCCCATTAGAAAAATTGTGTCGGAGCCATTTCTCGTTATCACGGTGTTCTATCAACCAAGCTGATGGATTACTCATTTGTCTTAGTTGCTGGCTTTCAACTCCCCAACTCTTTACATGCAGTTACTTTCATCAACAAAGTAGTGTTGTTAAATAGTGGTTATAGTACTATAGCATAGCGGGTTTTGAAGAAATTTCAATTGTTTCGCAGTTTGGTATTTAGTTCAAAATGTTGTCAAGTAGCGGCTATAGCGACACTATAACTGTTGCGTATTGGAATATGAGCATACCTCCATTTTCCACCTGTCCAAGATTGACAACACTActacaaaattgatttattatttgatgtgacacataataaaatattattatttttcatttttgtacaCAAGGATGTTCAGAAGGGaaaatttagttaatatttttcttgttcATGTGGTCAACAAGTTTGATTCTGATGTGCTATCACCCAaaacaacaaatgaaaaatttgacatttttaaataCACAGTTCTGAACACCCTAGTTTCTTTTTTCAGTATCCAGATAATCCTACAAGACAACAGAAGAAGGATGTAAAAGAACTGGTATTTTCTTTCTCTCCTGTTCCCTTGTTATAAATCATAGAATTTCATGAAGTCGGGAGTTAGATCACACCAAGGTCTTATTTTAGTATTGTCTTATGAAACTATGATgtctgatttatttatttttgtgcaAAAGCAAAgtagaatatattaaaattagcACAAGATGTGCCAAAAATCTTACAAACCAACACTGTTGTATCCACCTTTAACTCAATACATGTAAAGGAGAAGGTAGAAAGTATTGACATTAAAATCATTTCAACCAACTATGATGTCtgttttataatttatcatGTCGACAAAATGATAAAAACTGGTGACTATGATTCAGAAATTAACGAGTAAactcaaaatttattactttagtTTGGAGAATGATTCTCAAATCAGAGGTAGTTGTAGTACAATATACAGACACACACATTCACAATCTTGACACAATCTTGACAAAAAGAGAATAGAAAGATAAAggaaacaatgaaagcatatgCCCTTCGCGAGTTCTAAAAGCAATTTTAAGAATATCTTCCTCCTTCATCCTGATTTGGTGATACCCATACCTAAGATCCAACTAAGAGAAAATCATTGCTCCTCCAAGTTCATCAAGCAATTCATTATAATAAGAATGGGAAATTTGTATGGTCCGACAATTTTATTCAAAGCTCAATAATCTACACAAAATCGCCATCCTCCATAAGGACTCACTTGTTAGAGTCATACCTGAATTAAACATATCATCAACAAACCTTTGGATCTATTTTTGTGGTAATGTGGATATTTGTAAGGCCTGATATTTGAATTGTTAGCTCTATATTTAAGAACAATTGCATGATCCTGTCTTCTAGGTGGAGGTAATCCTCGAGGTTCTTGGAAGACCTCTATATATTCATCCAATATCACTTCTACGCACTCAGGCCCAATTGCACTGCATTTGGTTTCAGCCTACAAACTTTGACATTGAAGTAAAAATCCTTGTCCTTGATCATTTATTGTGTTGAGAATAGCTTTGAGTGATGCTGCCGTGCGAGTTACACCAGGTTCTTCTTTCAAAATATGACGCTTTCCATCAATTGGAAGCATTAGTGTCAACTCCTTGAAATTGACTCTAGTTTCACTAAGACTAGCCAACCATTCCATGCCTAACACTGTATCAACTCCTCCTAgatcaaagataaaaaaaaatcttgttgGATCTCCTAGCCTTgtaaatttaactttaattGAGGACACACCGCTCCACAAGAAAACTTCTTTCCATCCCCACCTTCACTGTATTGGTGAAGTTTCAGATACCTGTAATTGGTGATTTTTGCCCAATGCGGAAGATATGATGAAACTATGTGAGGCACCCCAATCTAAGGATTATCATTTGTTTTCCCTCTAAATTTCCCCATAATTTGATGGATTTCTCAGAGGTAATGCAAGTGATGCTACACATGGATAACTGTAAATTTTTCATCTCTCCTTCCTCGTGTGTATACGGTTCCTTCTCTTTCTCTCCATCTTCAACTTCTTCCTCCATCAATTGTAGTTATAGTTTGTTTGCACATACATGGCCTGTGATGAATTTCTCATCACATCTAAATCAAAGGCCCTTTCTGGATCTCTCTTGGATCTCAACATCAGTTAATCTCCTAAGCACTCCTTTCTTTTCTAGGGTTGTTGTAAGTCTAGGTTGGTTTTCCACTAAAACCTGTAAAAATGCTTCCCttgtttttcaaattattcttcGCATCCACCCTTTGGCCATAATCTATCAATTCAAACAAGCCATCCACTCGATAAAGTTTCAATTCTGCCTTGATTACTTCATTCAAACAAACCCACGTATAAGTCACATTTTCTCTGCATTCTTCTACCCACCCAGTTCGTCTAAGACTCGATAACAATCAAAAGGGCTTTTAATCATGGATGGTTGTAAGGGCCAAATCACAGCAGACCGGAAATCATCCCAAGTGGGATTTTGTACAGAAAATTCCCACCATTAATACCATGTCAATGCCTTGCCCTCGATTGCCACAATAACTGCTAGTAACTTATCTGACTCAGTCATCCACTTCAAATCAAACTATCTCCCTACACAGTTCATCCACCCATATGCCTCTTCAccataaaaaattgaaatttccaATTACCGCCATTTTTTCTGTTTTGCAGTCTTGGTTTCTCACTTGGTCATTCCCTGCATGACTTTCTTCCCTGAAACTTTCTTCTCCGAAACTTTCTTCTGGATTGGCACGTATTGTCAATCATCACATCATTTCCATGATCTCATACATTTTCCTTTAAGTTCCAACTTCCAACCATTCCAGCCTTTCTTGTTCAAGACTTCCACATACTTAATAACCCATCAAACCCACGCTCCAGTATTTCCATTCGAGATTCCATTCCTCTCGTTGAAACCATTAAATCTGCCTAAATTGTACACCTTTCTTTGACAATAATTGATAGAAACTGTTATCTATAATTCATAAATTAATGAGTAAACACATAATTTATTACTTTAGCTTCTGGAGAACGATTACTGACACAAACTTTTACAATCGGctgaaagaaaatagaaatataaatgaaaCAGTGATATCATATGCACACCCAAGATGTCCGAGAGCTTGGTCTCTCCCACCCAAATTCTTACACAAAATAACTACCTAACTGCTTTTATCTTTccctcttttttatttattcaaataacaaTCAGAGTTAGGCCTATTGGGCCTGGGTCTCCTCTTACATTGACTATTGATAAGAGGTCCAACACAAAACTACAAATTATGCTTACAATAAGTGTATGAGAGAAATGTTCAAGCTTCTTTTTTTCTTGTCTTATCCGCCTTAAGTTACGCGTTTAGTTCATTTAATCAAATGCGAATAAAGCTGTAAACAATAATATAACTGGAGTGAGTCATGTTCTAAACTTCTGATGTGGCAGTTTCTAATAATTGATGACTTTAAAGCATATAATAATATACTGTGTCGAAATTTCCTTCCAAACGGTAGTAGTATATGCATTGTGTTATCGTTGTGGAATATAAAATACTAGTTGTAATAGACTGTATTTGCGCTACAGGTACAGATCTTGTCTCGAATGTACCCTTGCAAAGAATGTGCAGATCACTTTAAAGAAGTTCTTAGGTATATTAATCTTTCATCTTTTGATTGATCAGAATTGTTTATGTTGGTTTTGCtccttttaaattttcatttttgttgagACTGTCGGACTATCacttgttataattttattttagtatgaATGAACAATATCATGAAGGATATCCTAGATGCAATGGTTGGAGTAGTATTTAATCCCTAGCTTCATTGGTGAAGTCTTTACCCGCAATACGGTGTGTCTTCCCAATTATAGAATCAAATTattcttcctttttcttctcaTGGGTTTGGTGCATGCCCTGCATGttttgtattctttttttttttttttttaatataaaaaattaatagggTTTAAGGTATCAACATAGATGTGATTTCTTTCTCCCTAGTGATGCTTTTAGATGCCActtcttttgattaaaaaaaagcaATGATTGGAGTTGCTGCTTTGTGACTAGAATATCCCACATTTAAGTTGTGACATCAGCTTCATGCAGATGCAAGAAAAGGTTGCGTAATAGACCCACAATGGATCCGACCCTTCTTTGGACCCTGCCATAATGAGTTTTGTAGCATTGCTTATGATTATTTAGGTCGACTTTGTAAATTAATGATGGATGTTATTGAATCTTCC
The genomic region above belongs to Cicer arietinum cultivar CDC Frontier isolate Library 1 chromosome 4, Cicar.CDCFrontier_v2.0, whole genome shotgun sequence and contains:
- the LOC101492983 gene encoding FAD-linked sulfhydryl oxidase ERV1-like, with translation MSENPVEGLFHNFEQVANFVQHHVSNLIGHLNSSGPFGVSIKAPFVETTSSLQPRHPILKGKSSSPVTKEELGRATWTFLHTLAAQYPDNPTRQQKKDVKELVQILSRMYPCKECADHFKEVLRSNPVQAGSHAEFSQWLCHVHNVVNRSIGKPVFHCERVDARWGKLECEQKACEIIGTTSIFGNI